In the Stakelama saccharophila genome, CCGAGCGCGGCCAGGTGATGGACAACATCCAGGCCGGTCTCGCCCGCATCGCCAGCCAATATGGAATCGAAATCGTCGATGTGCGCATCAAGCATGCCGATCTGCCCGACGGCAGTCCGCTGCAAAGCGCGCTCAAGCGCATGGCGACGGCGCGTCAGCAGGAAGCGTTGACGATCCGCGCGCAAGGGTTGAAGCAGGCGCAGATCATCCGTGCCGATGCCGATGCGCAGGCGGCGAGCATCTATGCCGAGGCCTTCAGCAAGGATGCGGAGTTCTACGACTTCTGGCGCGCGATGCAGTCTTATCGCCACACCTTCGGCGTGGATGGAACCGATCCGAAAGGCAACTCGTCTTTCATCCTGTCACCGGGCGACGGCTATCTGGGGAAATTCGCCAATCCCGACCGGTGACCCGTATCTGCGTCATTCAATCGCTGTTCAGGCGCTTTATCGCAGTAAAGCGCCATTCTGGCCCGAATGAAGAGAGGAATTGAACCCGTGCGTTACGCCTACGCCATTACCACCGCCCTGCTGCTCGGCGGCACCGCCGCGACGATGACGCTGCAGCCGCCGGCGGGCGCGCAGACGGCGCAGAACGATCGCGACGTCCTGGCCAGCGCCGCGCCGCGTCCCGGCGCCCCGGCGAGCTTCGCCGACATGGTGGAAAAGCTGCAGCCCGCCGTGGTCAACATCTCCACCACGCAGAAGGTGAAGGTGAACGCCAATCCGTTCGCCGGCACGCCGTTCAGTCAGTTCTTCGGCAATCCGGGCGGCGATTCGGTGACGCGCGAGGCGGAGTCGCTGGGTTCCGGCTTCATCATTTCGCCCGACGGCTATGTCGTCACGAACAACCATGTGATCGCCGCCGGCAACGCCAATGCCGTGGTGCAGTCGATCATGGTGACGCTGACCGACGGCAAGGAGTACAAGGCCAAGCTGATCGGCAATGACGCCGCGTCCGACCTGGCGGTGCTGAAGATCGAGGGCGACAACCTGCCCTTCGTGAAGTTCGGCAATTCCGATTCGGCCCGCGTCGGTGACTGGGTGGTGGCGATCGGCCAGCCCTACGGCCTGGGCGGCACCGTGACCGCGGGCATCATCTCCGCGCTGCACCGCGTTACCGGCCAGGGCGCCTATGACCGGTTCATCCAGACCGATGCGGCCATCAACCGGGGGAATTCGGGCGGCCCCATGTTCGACATGGACGGCAACGTCATCGGCATCAATTCGCAGATCCTGTCGCCGTCGGGCGGCAATGTCGGCATTGGTTTCGCCATTCCCGCGACCGAGGCGAAGCCGATCATCGACACCCTGATGAAGGGCGAAGCGGTGGAGCGCGGCTATCTGGGCGTCGGTCCGCAGCCGATCACCGACGATCTCGCCTCCGCGCTCGACATTCCCGAGGGCAATGGCGAACTGATCCGCAGCGTGCAGCCCGGCGAAGCGGCGGACAAGGCCGGGATCAGGCAGGGCGACGTCGTCCTCTCGGTCAACGGCAAGGACGTGACGCCCGATCAGACGCTCAGCTATCTCGTCGCCAACATCAAGCCGGGGACCACGGTGCCGCTGACCGTGCTTCGCGACGGCAAGCGGATGAAGCTGAACGTGACGCTGGGCAAGCGCCCGCCGGAATCGGAACTGCAGGGCTTCAATCCCGAGGACGAGGCGGCGCCGCAAAGTGAGGACACCGCCAACCCGGCGAAATCGATCGGGTTGCGGGTTGCACCGTTGACGGCGCAGATCGCGCGCTCGATCGGCGTCGATCCCGATACCAATGGCCTGGTCGTCCTCGGCACGGACCCGTCGAGCGATGCCGCCGCCAAGGGCATCGGCCGCGGCGCGGTGATCGTCAGCGCCAATCGGCAGCCGGTCAGCACGCCGGAAGAGCTGGGCCAGGTCGTGGCGAAGGCCAAGGCGGCCGGGCGCGAACAGGTGCTGCTCTATGTCATCATGCGCGGCATCGGCCGCTATGTCGCCGTCAGCATCAACGACGGGGAATAAGGCCCGGCGGGCCCTTTTCCCGCCACAAGCAAGCTCCCGTCACCCCGGTGGCGGGAGCTTTTTCATGGGCGAAGGCGGCATATTCCGCCCCGATCCGGGCGTCGATGTCGAGACGGTGATCACCCGGTTGAACGCGGGTGCGACGCTGGTATCGCTGCTCCCGCCCGACCGCGCACCGTCGCCCGCGGCGTGCTGAACGGGTTGTTCCGGGATGACGGCCCTTTCTCTCCGCCATCCTGACGGAAGCCAGGATCCAGAGTCCGGATCGCGCGCAATTCTGGATGCCGGATCAAGTCCGGCATGGCGGAAGGTTACAGCGGCAGGCTGGGCTGCACCGCATGGTCGCCTGCGCCGTCTTCGTCCCCGCGCTGTATCTTCGACAGCGTCAGCCCGAG is a window encoding:
- a CDS encoding Do family serine endopeptidase, which gives rise to MRYAYAITTALLLGGTAATMTLQPPAGAQTAQNDRDVLASAAPRPGAPASFADMVEKLQPAVVNISTTQKVKVNANPFAGTPFSQFFGNPGGDSVTREAESLGSGFIISPDGYVVTNNHVIAAGNANAVVQSIMVTLTDGKEYKAKLIGNDAASDLAVLKIEGDNLPFVKFGNSDSARVGDWVVAIGQPYGLGGTVTAGIISALHRVTGQGAYDRFIQTDAAINRGNSGGPMFDMDGNVIGINSQILSPSGGNVGIGFAIPATEAKPIIDTLMKGEAVERGYLGVGPQPITDDLASALDIPEGNGELIRSVQPGEAADKAGIRQGDVVLSVNGKDVTPDQTLSYLVANIKPGTTVPLTVLRDGKRMKLNVTLGKRPPESELQGFNPEDEAAPQSEDTANPAKSIGLRVAPLTAQIARSIGVDPDTNGLVVLGTDPSSDAAAKGIGRGAVIVSANRQPVSTPEELGQVVAKAKAAGREQVLLYVIMRGIGRYVAVSINDGE